The Coffea arabica cultivar ET-39 chromosome 8e, Coffea Arabica ET-39 HiFi, whole genome shotgun sequence genome window below encodes:
- the LOC113704763 gene encoding tuliposide B-converting enzyme 1, amyloplastic-like, giving the protein MDYAGFDRVSFDGASASGNLAHNMASRVWLEILDGFNLDAIFLNCPYFLGKDLISIELTKLQAKAYVEGIWHYVHPKSTRVDDPLLNPLIEPNLLKLGCKRVLM; this is encoded by the coding sequence ATGGATTATGCTGGCTTTGATAGGGTGTCTTTTGATGGGGCTAGTGCTAGTGGCAACTTAGCACATAACATGGCGTCAAGGGTTTGGCTGGAGATACTAGACGGCTTCAATCTTGATGCAATTTTTCTCAATTGTCCTTATTTTTTGGGGAAAGATCTAATCAGTATTGAGCTAACGAAATTACAGGCGAAGGCCTATGTTGAGGGCATCTGGCATTATGTTCACCCAAAATCTACGAGGGTTGATGATCCATTGCTGAATCCTCTGATAGAACCAAACCTTCTGAAGCTAGGCTGCAAAAGGGTGTTGATGTGA